A genomic window from Gossypium hirsutum isolate 1008001.06 chromosome D10, Gossypium_hirsutum_v2.1, whole genome shotgun sequence includes:
- the LOC107914445 gene encoding ultraviolet-B receptor UVR8: MAAEEDVRMTEVTGPFRQVLFISAGASHSIALLSGNIVCSWGRGEDGQLGHGDAEDRLSPTRLSALDGLDIISVTCGADHTTAYSLSRTEVYSWGWGDFGRLGHGDFSDLFTPQPIKALHGLRIKQIACGDSHCLAVTMEGEVQSWGRNQNGQLGLGSTEDSLVPQKIQAFQGISIKMVAAGAEHTAAVSEEGALYGWGWGRYGNLGLGDRNDRLVPEKVSTLNGEKMNMVACGWRHTISVSDTGRLYTYGWSKYGQLGHGDFEDHLVPHKVESLADSFIKQIAGGWRHTMALTSDGKLYGWGWNKFGQVGVGDNADHCSPVPVKFPHEQKVVQVSCGWRHTLAITEEKNVFSWGRGTNGQLGHGESTDRNVPKIIEALSVDGSSGQQIESSKLDPLSGKTWVSPTERYAIVPDESGQTVHSGKGNGGDVSVPENDVKRIRM, encoded by the exons ATGGCAGCAGAAGAGGATGTGCGTATGACTGAGGTCACTGGTCCATTTCGTCAGGTTCTTTTCATCTCGGCTGGTGCTAGCCACTCCATTGCTCTTCTAT CTGGAAATATTGTTTGCTCATGGGGACGAGGAGAGGACGGGCAGTTAGGCCACGGCGATGCGGAAGATCGACTTTCGCCAACACGATTGAGTGCATTGGATGGACTTGATATAATATCTGTTACATGTGGAGCCGATCATACAACTGCATATTCATTGTCTCGCACTGAAGTGTATAGTTGGGGATG GGGTGACTTTGGAAGACTTGGTCATGGAGATTTTAGTGACTTATTCACTCCTCAACCCATAAAAGCATTACATGGTCTGAGGATTAAACAAATTGCTTGTGGAGACAGCCATTGTTTAGCTGTGACAATGGAAGGCGAGGTCCAGAG TTGGGGAAGAAATCAAAATGGTCAACTTGGTCTTGGAAGCACTGAAGACTCTCTTGTGCCTCAAAAGATTCAAGCCTTTCAG GGTATTTCTATCAAAATGGTTGCTGCTGGTGCTGAGCATACCGCAGCTGTTTCAGAAGAGGGTGCACTCTATGGTTGGGGATGGGGACGATACGGGAACTTGGGCTTAGGTGACAGAAATGATCGCTTAGTTCCTGAGAAGGTTTCTACTCTCAAT GGAGAGAAGATGAATATGGTTGCTTGTGGATGGCGGCATACCATATCAGTCTCTGATACTGGTAGATTATACACTTATGGGTGGAGCAAGTATGGTCAACTAGGACATGGGGACTTTGAGGATCACCTTGTTCCGCATAAGGTGGAATCTTTAGCCGACAGTTTTATTAAGCAG ATAGCAGGTGGATGGAGACATACAATGGCACTCACATCTGATGGAAAACTCTATGGCTGGGGATGGAACAAG TTTGGACAGGTTGGGGTTGGTGACAACGCTGATCATTGCTCTCCAGTGCCAGTTAAATTTCCTCATGAGCAG AAAGTAGTTCAGGTTTCATGCGGCTGGAGGCACACACTTGCAATTACTGAAGAGAAAAATGTCTTCTCTTGGGGAAGGGGTACAAATGGACAGCTCGGGCATGGAGAATCCACGGACCG GAATGTTCCGAAGATTATAGAGGCTTTGAGTGTTGATGGCTCGAGTGGCCAACAGATAGAATCTTCAAAGCTTGATCCATTGTCAG GTAAAACCTGGGTTTCTCCAACAGAGCGATATGCAATTGTTCCTGATGAAAGT GGACAAACGGTTCATTCGGGAAAGGGGAATGGGGGTGATGTGAGTGTCCCTGAGAATGACGTGAAGCGAATACGAATGTGA